The Candidatus Binatia bacterium genome has a segment encoding these proteins:
- a CDS encoding MotA/TolQ/ExbB proton channel family protein → MRHGQFDRVVELAEEHKRGHLARIVRSGLTTYQHATRTADVGGLPPVERTRRHLERFMEEVGADLRRGMSVLATVGSTAPFVGLLGTVVGIITAFQGIAATGSGGLSSVSAGISEALVETALGLAVAIPAVLAFNYLSGKIAAEELMLNHSAGELLDTVDDFAERAALAAIPAVPVNRPARVDGEPRPARLARHSAEAVA, encoded by the coding sequence ATGCGGCACGGCCAGTTCGACAGGGTCGTCGAGTTGGCGGAGGAGCATAAGCGCGGCCATCTGGCGCGGATCGTCCGCTCCGGGCTGACGACCTACCAGCACGCGACGCGCACTGCGGACGTCGGCGGGTTGCCGCCCGTCGAGCGCACGCGGCGGCATCTGGAACGTTTCATGGAGGAGGTCGGAGCGGATCTGCGGCGCGGCATGTCGGTGCTCGCCACGGTCGGGTCGACGGCACCTTTCGTGGGCCTGCTCGGCACCGTGGTCGGCATCATCACCGCCTTCCAGGGCATTGCGGCTACCGGTTCGGGCGGCCTGTCGTCGGTGTCGGCCGGCATTTCGGAAGCACTTGTCGAGACGGCCCTGGGCCTCGCCGTAGCGATCCCGGCAGTGCTGGCGTTCAACTATCTGTCGGGAAAGATCGCGGCCGAGGAACTCATGCTCAACCACTCCGCCGGGGAGCTGCTCGACACCGTCGACGATTTCGCGGAAAGGGCTGCCCTGGCCGCGATACCCGCCGTGCCGGTCAACAGGCCGGCCCGAGTCGACGGCGAGCCGCGCCCGGCACGGCTGGCGCGCCATAGCGCCGAGGCGGTGGCGTGA
- a CDS encoding TonB family protein has product MRLRPDLMEETASSFGSYGRTDQVQRHWMAAGLASLALYGGLLVAAAVVGTAAKNMVAPPPSVDVTFVEKVVKPEPPPPPPPEPVIEKPKPPPAAAPVIPRDMKVRKLEAPPPPKELVAPKEMPQAVPEEADPSEDKGIAVYGEPGDGDPAGLEGGSADGVAGGQVGAIALPEDAEPPMPVEANAPPAYPQEARAAGKTGMVILKVVIRADGSIDKDNIQVMRGDEPFVSAALSAVKTWRYEPARYQGQPITVYRIIQIPFKLTV; this is encoded by the coding sequence TTGAGGCTACGACCGGATCTTATGGAGGAGACGGCCAGTTCATTCGGCAGTTACGGGCGTACCGACCAGGTGCAGCGCCACTGGATGGCCGCGGGGTTGGCGTCGCTGGCGTTGTACGGCGGGTTGCTTGTGGCGGCGGCCGTGGTCGGAACGGCGGCCAAGAACATGGTGGCCCCGCCGCCGTCGGTCGACGTCACCTTCGTCGAGAAGGTGGTCAAACCGGAACCGCCGCCACCGCCGCCGCCGGAACCGGTGATCGAAAAGCCGAAGCCGCCGCCGGCCGCTGCTCCGGTCATACCCAGGGACATGAAGGTGCGTAAGCTGGAGGCGCCGCCGCCGCCGAAGGAGCTGGTGGCACCGAAGGAGATGCCGCAAGCGGTGCCTGAAGAGGCCGACCCCAGCGAGGATAAGGGGATAGCGGTTTATGGCGAACCCGGGGACGGCGATCCGGCGGGGCTCGAAGGGGGTAGTGCGGACGGTGTGGCGGGCGGGCAAGTCGGGGCTATCGCCCTGCCGGAGGATGCCGAGCCGCCGATGCCGGTGGAAGCGAACGCACCGCCTGCTTATCCGCAAGAGGCGCGAGCGGCGGGCAAGACCGGTATGGTCATCCTCAAGGTCGTCATTCGCGCCGACGGTAGTATCGACAAGGACAACATTCAGGTGATGCGCGGCGACGAGCCGTTCGTGAGCGCCGCGCTGTCGGCCGTGAAGACGTGGCGGTACGAGCCGGCGCGCTATCAGGGCCAGCCGATCACCGTCTACCGAATCATCCAGATCCCGTTCAAGTTGACCGTCTGA
- a CDS encoding TonB-dependent receptor, protein MGALVTPLTFLTLVTVFAVRTAFAQAQPVAPTRAPRPPATAPAAAPTARPSPSGAAPSTQGTVQGRVLDKSTGDPIIEAGVEVVQTGKRVRTDLDGKYSLRLPPGTYELRVFAPLYVGTRLQNVVVKPNLTTVADTNLKPEAGAGVEVVEVVAEAKKAAEATQLLERKASDVVEDNIGAQTIAKSPDSDAAEIATRLPAVTIEDGKFVYVRGLSERYSYGLLNRSRLPSTDPNVRVVPLDLFPADFIDALSVVKTYSPDLPGDFSGGLVDITLEEAPDRLTYGGGFTLGFNTNSTFQDFLTYQGSSLDYFGFGSGYRALPAIIPSDPRVIRSQATQAQDRVYASAFRNIWTPQTMAAPPNFRLQGSVGNKWGPLGGTVSVTYGTKYVSQPNTVDQVMQQPGTGGTIELRQSYSGPVDTFSTNLGALLTSGYDLSTSHRLGFRTFVNRNTSDQTAVQTGFDTQDNGLDSTATSLEYTEDQLAFGQLTGRHRWDWLSLDWRTALSQTTEQAPDNRYYRYAFAPGAVPALDIQGASGRSPTRTFLDLDEYLTDSAIDADLPFKTALPYTDVWRGLDAHFRFGPAYMYRDRNVNYRVFVYDNGPNLSNSGIDLSRRPEAVLWGTNLGPLVGLNDLSGICSPSNPQAGCQNFEASQEVAAFYGLLELPLLQDVLRLNAGVRTEYSYIRAKSARQTNLNNLDPLPGVNLIWSPRTDMTLRAGYSQTVSRPDFRELDPTLYITRPGDPPTEGNQDLVSGSIDSFDLRWDWFFSPVELASISVFYKDLANPIEDVLNTKSSSTVITFVNAESASLYGAEFEVRKNFGFVGPWAARQDYTRWSAPYFANLNLNVNVSLIDSTVDISPDARIDITNRNRPLQGQAPYTINANLEYDFGERGIGRLLYTTAGRSIAYAGVNGLDDEYQEPRNQLDLVLLWRFRALDIPLTGKFSVENMLNDRYLDTQNGFITSRFRTGATFNVGLSYLLN, encoded by the coding sequence ATGGGTGCGCTTGTGACCCCGCTGACCTTCCTGACCCTGGTCACCGTGTTCGCGGTCCGAACTGCATTCGCCCAGGCGCAGCCTGTTGCACCGACGCGCGCCCCCCGACCGCCGGCGACCGCCCCGGCGGCGGCGCCCACCGCCCGGCCTTCGCCCTCCGGCGCAGCGCCGTCCACTCAAGGTACCGTCCAGGGGCGTGTCCTCGACAAGAGCACCGGCGATCCGATCATCGAGGCGGGCGTCGAAGTCGTGCAGACCGGCAAGCGCGTGCGCACCGATCTCGACGGCAAATACTCGTTGCGGCTCCCGCCCGGCACGTACGAACTGCGGGTCTTTGCGCCGTTATATGTTGGGACCCGCCTCCAAAACGTCGTCGTAAAGCCGAACCTGACCACCGTCGCCGACACCAACCTCAAGCCCGAGGCCGGCGCCGGGGTCGAAGTCGTCGAGGTGGTCGCCGAAGCGAAGAAGGCGGCGGAAGCCACCCAGCTCCTCGAGCGCAAGGCCAGCGATGTCGTCGAAGACAACATCGGTGCGCAAACCATCGCCAAGTCGCCCGATTCGGACGCGGCGGAAATCGCGACCCGGCTGCCGGCCGTGACCATCGAGGACGGCAAGTTCGTCTACGTACGCGGCCTGAGCGAGCGCTACAGCTACGGCCTGCTCAACCGCAGCCGGCTGCCCAGCACCGACCCCAATGTCCGCGTTGTCCCGCTCGATCTCTTCCCGGCCGACTTCATCGACGCGCTGTCGGTGGTCAAAACGTACTCGCCGGACCTGCCCGGCGATTTCTCCGGCGGCCTCGTCGACATCACCCTGGAAGAAGCGCCGGACCGGCTGACCTACGGCGGCGGCTTCACGCTCGGCTTCAACACCAACTCGACGTTCCAGGACTTCCTGACCTACCAGGGCAGCTCGCTCGACTACTTCGGCTTCGGCTCCGGATATCGGGCCCTGCCCGCTATCATTCCGAGCGATCCCAGGGTCATTCGCAGCCAGGCCACGCAGGCGCAGGATCGCGTCTACGCGTCGGCGTTCCGCAATATCTGGACGCCGCAGACGATGGCCGCGCCGCCGAACTTCCGCCTCCAGGGTTCCGTCGGTAACAAATGGGGACCACTCGGCGGGACCGTCAGTGTGACCTACGGCACCAAGTACGTTAGCCAGCCGAACACGGTCGATCAGGTCATGCAGCAGCCGGGCACCGGCGGCACGATCGAGTTGCGGCAAAGCTACTCCGGCCCCGTCGATACGTTCAGCACCAATCTCGGCGCCTTACTAACCTCCGGATACGACCTCAGCACCAGTCATCGGCTCGGCTTCCGGACCTTCGTCAACCGCAACACCAGCGACCAGACCGCCGTCCAAACCGGGTTCGATACGCAGGACAACGGCCTCGACTCGACTGCCACGTCTCTCGAGTACACCGAAGACCAACTCGCCTTCGGGCAGCTTACCGGCCGGCACCGCTGGGACTGGCTATCGCTCGATTGGCGCACCGCGCTATCGCAAACGACCGAGCAGGCTCCGGACAACCGTTACTACCGCTACGCCTTTGCGCCCGGAGCGGTCCCCGCGCTCGACATCCAGGGCGCGTCCGGCCGCAGCCCGACGCGCACGTTCCTCGATCTCGACGAGTACCTCACCGACTCGGCCATCGACGCCGACCTGCCCTTCAAGACCGCGTTGCCGTACACCGACGTCTGGCGCGGTCTGGATGCCCATTTCCGTTTCGGTCCGGCCTACATGTACCGCGATCGCAACGTCAACTACCGCGTCTTCGTCTACGACAACGGCCCGAATCTCTCGAATTCCGGGATCGATCTCTCCAGGCGACCCGAGGCGGTGCTCTGGGGGACGAACCTGGGACCGCTGGTCGGCCTCAACGACCTGAGCGGGATCTGTTCCCCCTCCAACCCGCAGGCCGGCTGCCAGAACTTCGAAGCCTCGCAAGAAGTGGCCGCATTCTACGGCCTGCTCGAACTACCGCTGCTGCAGGACGTCCTCCGTCTCAATGCCGGCGTGCGCACGGAGTACTCCTACATCCGTGCCAAATCGGCGCGGCAGACCAACCTCAACAACCTCGATCCCCTGCCCGGGGTGAACCTGATCTGGTCGCCGCGCACCGACATGACACTGCGCGCCGGCTACAGCCAGACCGTATCGCGACCCGATTTTCGCGAACTCGACCCGACGCTTTACATTACCAGGCCCGGCGACCCGCCGACCGAGGGCAACCAGGATCTCGTCTCCGGCAGCATCGACAGCTTCGACCTGCGATGGGACTGGTTCTTCTCCCCCGTCGAGCTGGCCTCGATCAGCGTGTTCTACAAGGACCTCGCGAACCCCATCGAGGACGTGCTGAACACGAAGAGCAGCAGCACGGTCATTACGTTTGTCAATGCGGAGAGCGCCTCCCTCTATGGCGCCGAGTTCGAAGTGCGGAAGAACTTCGGATTCGTCGGCCCGTGGGCCGCGCGTCAGGACTACACTCGCTGGTCGGCGCCGTACTTCGCCAACCTCAACCTGAACGTCAACGTCTCGCTGATCGACTCGACGGTCGACATCTCGCCCGACGCGCGCATCGACATCACCAACCGCAACCGCCCACTTCAGGGGCAGGCGCCTTACACGATCAACGCGAACCTCGAATACGACTTCGGCGAGCGCGGTATCGGGCGGCTGCTCTACACGACCGCGGGCCGCTCGATCGCCTACGCCGGCGTGAACGGCCTCGACGACGAGTACCAGGAACCGCGCAACCAGCTCGATCTCGTCCTGCTCTGGCGCTTTCGGGCGCTCGACATCCCTCTCACCGGCAAGTTCAGCGTCGAGAACATGCTCAACGATCGCTACCTCGACACCCAAAACGGCTTCATCACCAGTCGGTTCCGAACCGGCGCCACGTTCAACGTTGGTCTGTCGTATCTCCTCAACTGA